The sequence TCGTGCTCATGGCGTTCTCCGCGATGGCAAAGGTGCAACGAAAAGCGCGCCCGATCGCGGCGCTAGGTGGGCCGCATCGGCTGGATTGCTGCGCGCGGGCGGCGCGGCGAATAGCGGCGCCTCGCGCCAGCTTTGCGCCATTGGCCGCACTAATTCGGTGGCGCCGGCTGCAGACTCTTTGTAGAGGATGGGCGCTAGAGCCACGACGTAAGTGCGCGTCTCCGGCGGCAACGGCGTGCCGGAAAGCGACGCCGCATAGCGCGCCGGCCCGGCATTGTGGGCCGCGAGCATGGCGCGGATGCTGCCATAGCGGTCATGGAGCTGGCGCAGATAGGCCGCGCCGGCGAGGATGTTATCACGCGGGTCGAAGGGATCGGCGCCGAGACTGTGATGGACGCGAAGCTCGTCCCAGGTCGCGGGCGTGATCTGCATCAGCCCCATGGCACCGGCAGGCGAGATGGCGCGCGGATCGCCGCCGCTCTCGGCTTGCATGACCGCACGGATCCAGCTGGCCGGAAGCTCGAAGCGCTGCGCAGCTTCGTCGATAAAGGCAGCGTAGGATGTGACGGAATACGCCACGGTCGGCGACATGGTCTGCGCGGCGGCAGAGCCAATCGACGCGCCGCCGATCAGCAGTCCGGATGCGAGAAAGAGCGCAGCGCGATGCATGTCAGCGCACCGCAGCGCGCCAGATGAAATCGCCGTCGCCGGCTTCATCTGTGAGCAGTGGCATCGCCCGGCCGATGACGGCCGTAGCGGGGGTGGGGCCGAAGTAGCGCCCGTCGAGGCTGTCACCGACGTCCGGGTTCATCAGGAACAGTTCGCCAGCCGCGATACGCCGGCAGCCCCGCCAGACCGGCAGATCGCGCCCCATGCGGTCGCGCGGCAGCGCTTCGCCCAGCGGTACGCCATCAACGGTGACGGCGTCATCGAAGCGGCAAACCTCTTGTGCAGGCAGCCCCATCACGCGCTTCAACAGCGGCGTGCCTTCGCCGATATAGCCACGTGCGATGAGGAACGCGGCGAGCGGCGGCGGTGGCATCACCGCGACCAGATCGGTGATCTCGAGATGATCCGCCGGCTCGACCGAGTAGAGCCCGACAGGAATGCTCGCCGAGACATTCCAGATCAGCTTGAGTGGCGTCGGCAGCGTGGCGGCGTAGGCCACGCCGACGGTGGCGACCGTCGTCAGCAGCACATAGGCGGCACGGTTCATTGCCCGCACTCCCACCGCTTCAGCCACGCCTGATGGCGCTCTATCGTGTAGGCGCGCGGCTCGAAGCCGACGCTCATGCGGTGGGCGACGTGACCCCAGTGATCAGGGGCGGCGGTCGCCGGATCGATGCCGATCGCCTCGATCGCGTCGATGTGCTGAAGGATTTTCTCGACCTTCGGCCAGCCATCCACCCGCAGCAGGATCTCGCCGCCGGGACGCACGAAGGGCAGTGTCTGGTAGCTCTCGCCCGGCGCCACGCAGCGCACGATATCGAGGCGGGAGGCCACGGTGCCGAAGTCGTTCGACGCCCACCGGACAAAGGCGAAGATGCAGCCGGGAGGGAAGGACAGGATGCGCCGTCGGCGATCCAGAAGCTGCTTATGCGCGGGGTGGCCGAAGCGGATCCAGTTCTCGATGCGCTTCTCGATATGGGTCAGCTCGACATGGGTCAGGGCATCGGACGGGGGACTGGACGCGGAAGCCGTGCTTGCGGCACGGGGCGGAAACGCCACTCTCATGGCTGATCTCCTGATGTGGGAGGGAATTCACGCGCGAGGAGGTCGCGCAGCATCTCGGCGACGGTGACGCCGCGCCGGAAGGCGGCGACCTTGATCCGCCCGCGCAGGTCAGGCGTGACATCGATGGTGAGGCGCGCGGTGAACGCGGCGCCCGGGCGGCGTTCGGCGGAGACATCTGCCGCCTTGATCCAGTGCTCGGGATCAGCAGGCCGGGAGGCAAAATCGCGGCGGGTCGGGCGTTCACTCATCGCGACGACCTCCCGAGGTCGAGACCATTGATCTCGGCGCTCAGGGCGGAGATCTCACGCGTAGCCGGCCCAGCATCGTCGCGCTCGAAGACGAGACGCCCGGACTGCGCCGCCGCCGCAAAGGCGATGCGTTGGCCGATGGTGCTGGCGAGCACCGGAGGATCGTGATCGGCCAGCGTCCGCGCAGTCTCGCGGGCGAGAACGGTGCGCGCGCCGCAGCGGTTCAGGATGAAGCGGACCAACATCTCCGGGCGGTAGATCCGCGCCTCGCGGATCAGCGCCAGCATCTCGGCCGACGCCCAGCCGTCAAAGGGCGAGGGCTGCACAGGGATCAGCACCAGATCGGCGGCGAGCAGCGCCGAGCGCATCAGCCCGGCGACTCGGGGTGGTCCATCAATGACGATGTGATCCGCGTCACGCGCGAGCTCTGGCGCCTCTCGGTGCAGCGTGTCGCGGGCGAGCCCGACGACACCGAACAGTCGTGACAATCCCTCGCGGCTGCGTTGCTGCGACCAGTCGAGGCTGGAGCCCTGCGGATCAGCGTCGATCAGCGTGATCCGCTGTCCCTGCCGGGCCCATTGCCCAGCGAGATGCAGCGCCAGGGTGGTCTTGCCGACCCCGCCTTTCTGATTGAGGAGCGCGACAATCATCGATGCCCCCTCGATAGAGGGGGCGTCTGCGAGGACCTATCAGGCGGCGCTTTTCCAGGCCACGTTTCCCCCTGCCGGTGCTGATCTGCCGCGCTCGCAAAAGCGCTCGCGCGCCTCTTAAAGTTAGATTCTGGGTTAGACTCTAAGTTAAGGGTGCGATTTCCTGATTTAGGACAGGGGGTTAAGACCTGTTTGGGTTCCTGATAGCACGAGGCGCCGGTTCCCGATGGCACGATAGTTCGGGTTCCCGATAGCACGAGGCTATCCACAGGTTGTCCACAGGGCGCGGCGGGCTCGAAGGCCAGCAGCAGCCGGCCACTGACCTCGACCTCAACGAACAGCATGTAGCCGGGAAGAGGCTGGCGCCGGATCAGATCCCTGAGCTCGAAGGCGAAGCGCTTGAACGGCGACAGGCTGCCCGACTTCTGGTGCAGGTGCCGGAAATCGAACCGCCACCCATCCTGTTGCCGCC comes from Ancylobacter sp. TS-1 and encodes:
- a CDS encoding lytic transglycosylase domain-containing protein, which codes for MHRAALFLASGLLIGGASIGSAAAQTMSPTVAYSVTSYAAFIDEAAQRFELPASWIRAVMQAESGGDPRAISPAGAMGLMQITPATWDELRVHHSLGADPFDPRDNILAGAAYLRQLHDRYGSIRAMLAAHNAGPARYAASLSGTPLPPETRTYVVALAPILYKESAAGATELVRPMAQSWREAPLFAAPPARSNPADAAHLAPRSGALFVAPLPSRRTP
- the parA gene encoding ParA family partition ATPase, which encodes MIVALLNQKGGVGKTTLALHLAGQWARQGQRITLIDADPQGSSLDWSQQRSREGLSRLFGVVGLARDTLHREAPELARDADHIVIDGPPRVAGLMRSALLAADLVLIPVQPSPFDGWASAEMLALIREARIYRPEMLVRFILNRCGARTVLARETARTLADHDPPVLASTIGQRIAFAAAAQSGRLVFERDDAGPATREISALSAEINGLDLGRSSR
- a CDS encoding DUF2840 domain-containing protein, which gives rise to MRVAFPPRAASTASASSPPSDALTHVELTHIEKRIENWIRFGHPAHKQLLDRRRRILSFPPGCIFAFVRWASNDFGTVASRLDIVRCVAPGESYQTLPFVRPGGEILLRVDGWPKVEKILQHIDAIEAIGIDPATAAPDHWGHVAHRMSVGFEPRAYTIERHQAWLKRWECGQ
- a CDS encoding S26 family signal peptidase, translating into MNRAAYVLLTTVATVGVAYAATLPTPLKLIWNVSASIPVGLYSVEPADHLEITDLVAVMPPPPLAAFLIARGYIGEGTPLLKRVMGLPAQEVCRFDDAVTVDGVPLGEALPRDRMGRDLPVWRGCRRIAAGELFLMNPDVGDSLDGRYFGPTPATAVIGRAMPLLTDEAGDGDFIWRAAVR